A window of the Tenebrio molitor chromosome 1, icTenMoli1.1, whole genome shotgun sequence genome harbors these coding sequences:
- the LOC138138724 gene encoding odorant receptor Or1-like, producing MEIKKFNWKSAISVNTWFLKLIGLWPGPDLYKMNKYTFYMIFVIFLINSHIFFQAANAINAYKNLKALITIMFTIFTKLLTSAKMLMFVRKSGTLQRFMLQMESEEFQPKNDQQVMMVQRLLKSWKKVYFVFWVMALCIVSLRTFFPLLDGTVKDYRLPLRAWYPYDYKTSPLYEITYLHQVICDWISATATVNTDTFIAALMMCIGTQCDILSDNLRHLTNCEDDGEFNKKLVDCIEHHKKIVRFAIDCNSFFNEIVLGQFVASSLTLALTMFEVTVVEPLSIECFALMSYVSGACVETFQYCWFGQEVQARVSHQ from the exons atggagataaaaaaattcaactggAAATCTGCGATAAGTGTGAATACGTGGTTCCTGAAATTGATAGGACTTTGGCCTGGTCCTGACCTGTACAAAATGAACAAATACACGTTTTACATGATTTTCGTCATTTTCCTCATCAACAgtcatattttctttcaagCGGCAAACGCCATCAACGCTTACAAAAACCTGAAAGCTCTCATCACAATAATGTTTACGATCTTCACGAAATTGTTGACATCTGCCAAAATGCTGATGTTCGTACGCAAAAGCGGGACGTTGCAACGGTTCATGTTGCAAATGGAGAGTGAAGAGTTTCAACCGAAAAATGATCAACAAGTGATGATGGTTCAACGCTTGTTGAAATCGTGGAAGAAGGTATATTTCGTGTTTTGGGTTATGGCCCTTTGCATCGTAAGTCTTCGGACGTTCTTTCCGCTTCTCGATGGTACCGTGAAAGACTACAGGTTACCACTTCGTGCTTGGTACCCGTATGATTACAAGACGTCGCCACTTTATGAAATCACTTATCTCCATCAAGTGATCTGTGATTGGATCTCGGCTACCGCGACTGTCAACACGGACACGTTCATAGCTGCTTTGATGATGTGCATTGGTACCCAGTGTGACATCTTGAGTGATAATTTGAGACATCTTACAAATTGTGAAGACGATGGAGAGTTCAATAAGAAACTAGTCGATTGTATTGAACACCACAAGAAAATCGTCAG ATTTGCCATAGATTGCAACAGTTTCTTCAATGAGATTGTGTTGGGGCAATTCGTTGCAAGTTCACTGACTCTGGCTCTGACTATGTTCGAAGTGACTGTG GTGGAACCGTTGAGCATTGAATGCTTTGCTCTTATGAGCTACGTGAGCGGAGCTTGTGTGGAAACCTTTCAGTACTGTTGGTTCGGACAAGAGGTACAAGCAAGGGTGAGTCATCAGTAA
- the LOC138138735 gene encoding odorant receptor Or1-like, translating into MKKFNWKSAISMNTWFLKVTGLWPGAELYKLNTYTLYMIFIFLLVNSHIFFQAANVINAYKNLKALITIIFSIFTKLLASAKMLMFIRKSATLQRFMLQLESEEFQPKNDQQIRMIQRSLKAWTMIYLMFWVLALSIVSFRSILDGTVKNYKLPFPAWYPYDYKTSPLYQITYFHQVICVWISGIATVNMDTFIAALMMCIGYQCDILSDNMRNLRNCGDEDFPKKLIDCIEHHKKIVRFAKECNTFFSEIALGQFVVSSLTLSLALFQMTVVEPLSIECFSIMNYVCGAIVETFQYCWFGQVVEARVSQNNLHYLLHNYNISKR; encoded by the exons ATGAAGAAATTCAACTGGAAATCCGCGATAAGTATGAACACCTGGTTCCTGAAAGTGACAGGACTTTGGCCTGGTGCTGAACTCTACAAACTGAACACATACACACTCTACATGATCTTCATCTTTCTCCTCGTTAACAGTCACATTTTCTTTCAAGCGGCAAACGTCATCAATGCTTACAAAAACCTGAAAGCTCTCATCACAATAATTTTCTCGATCTTCACGAAATTGTTGGCATCTGCCAAGATGCTGATGTTCATACGGAAGAGTGCGACGCTGCAACGGTTCATGTTGCAACTGGAAAGTGAAGAGTTTCAACCGAAGAATGATCAACAAATCAGAATGATTCAACGCTCGTTGAAAGCGTGGACGATGATATATTTGATGTTTTGGGTTTTGGCCCTTTCTATTGTAAGTTTTCGGTCGATTCTCGATGGTACCGTGAAAAACTACAAACTGCCATTTCCCGCATGGTACCCGTATGACTACAAGACGTCGCCACTCTATCAAATCACTTATTTTCATCAAGTGATCTGTGTTTGGATTTCGGGTATCGCCACTGTCAACATGGACACATTCATAGCTGCTCTGATGATGTGCATTGGTTACCAGTGTGACATCTTGAGTGATAATATGAGAAATCTTAGGAATTGTGGAGACGAagattttccgaaaaaactGATCGATTGTATTGaacaccacaaaaaaattgttag ATTTGCCAAAGAGTGCAACACTTTCTTCAGTGAGATTGCGTTGGGGCAATTCGTTGTCAGTTCGCTGACTCTGAGTCTAGCTTTGTTCCAAATGACTGTG GTGGAACCGCTGAGTAttgaatgtttttctattaTGAACTACGTGTGCGGAGCTATTGTGGAAACGTTTCAGTACTGCTGGTTCGGACAAGTGGTTGAAGCAAGGGTGAGTCAAAACAATCTACACtatttattacataattaCAACATATCAAAACGTTAA
- the LOC138138844 gene encoding odorant receptor Or1-like has product MKMKKFNWKSAISMNTWFLKLTGLWPGAELYKLNTYTLYMIFVFLLVNSHIFFQAANVINAYKNLKALITIIFSIFTKLLTSAKMLMFIRKSATLQRFMLQLESEEFQPKNDQQIKMIQRSLKAWTMIYLVFWVLALCIVSFRSFFPILDGTVKNYKLPFPAWYPFDYKTSPLYQLTYFHQVICVWISGIATVNMDTFIAALMMCIGSQCDILSDNLRNLRNCGDEDFSKKLIDCIEHHKKIVRYEESSNQFD; this is encoded by the coding sequence aTGAAGATGAAGAAATTCAACTGGAAATCCGCGATAAGTATGAACACGTGGTTCCTGAAACTGACAGGACTTTGGCCTGGTGCTGAACTCTACAAACTGAACACATACACACTCTACATGATCTTCGTCTTTCTCCTCGTCAACAGTCACATTTTCTTTCAAGCGGCAAACGTCATCAACGCTTACAAAAACCTGAAAGCTCTCATCACAATAATTTTCTCGATCTTCACAAAACTGTTGACATCTGCCAAGATGCTGATGTTCATAAGGAAGAGTGCGACGCTGCAACGGTTCATGTTGCAACTGGAAAGTGAAGAGTTTCAACCGAAGAATGATCAACAAATCAAAATGATTCAACGCTCGTTGAAAGCGTGGACGATGATATATTTGGTGTTTTGGGTTTTGGCCCTTTGCATCGTAAGTTTTCGGTCGTTTTTTCCGATTCTCGATGGTACCGTGAAAAACTACAAACTGCCATTTCCCGCTTGGTACCCGTTTGACTACAAGACGTCGCCGCTCTATCAACTCACTTATTTTCATCAAGTGATCTGTGTTTGGATCTCGGGTATCGCCACTGTAAATATGGACACGTTCATAGCTGCTTTGATGATGTGCATTGGTTCCCAGTGTGACATCTTGAGTGATAATTTGAGAAATCTTAGGAATTGTGGAGAcgaagatttttcgaaaaaactgATCGATTGTATTGaacaccacaaaaaaattgttaggtACGAGGAAAGCTCAAACCAGTTCGAT
- the LOC138139284 gene encoding odorant receptor Or1-like has translation MSQEKFNWQSTIKTNILMLKFVGLWPKNDEVYDRNLYSLYAMLSMNLLLNCHTSFQLVNIFHVYSHFEAFISSLVATSSEFVAMIKGICFMKNMKIMKDMMVLLRSAEMAPKSEHERNLIKTNLNLWRLMYYAFSSSCCMAITFWLSFPVLDGTVHQYRLPFTAWYPFDVQKSPVYYLTYLYQAISICFLGVTHVNVDMFVNAVMVFIGCQCDILCHRLIHLASDNFNNNLIECIQHHKKIICLAESCNEFLKMMIVGQFFTSLASLALAMFELTVVDPRSSECFSLMFYVSTVTVQIFIYCWFGNEVEVKVRIQL, from the exons ATGAGTCAAGAAAAATTCAATTGGCAATCTACGATcaagacaaatattttgatgCTAAAATTTGTGGGGTTGTGGCCCAAAAACGACGAAGTCTACGACAGAAACTTGTACTCCTTGTACGCAATGCTCTCGATGAATTTGTTACTCAACTGTCACACTTCTTTCCAATTGGTAAACATTTTTCATGTGTATTCACATTTTGAGGCTTTCATTTCGTCATTGGTTGCCACGTCGTCCGAATTCGTGGCGATGATTAAAGGCATCTGTTTTATGAAAAACATGAAAATCATGAAGGACATGATGGTGCTCTTGAGGAGCGCAGAAATGGCCCCGAAGTCAGAGCATGAAAGAAACTTGATAAAAACGAATTTGAATCTGTGGAGATTGATGTATTATGCATTTTCTTCGTCGTGTTGCATGGCCATAACTTTCTGGTTAAGCTTTCCGGTCTTGGATGGAACGGTGCACCAATACAGACTACCCTTCACTGCTTGGTATCCCTTTGACgtacaaaaatcaccagtttATTACCTGACTTATCTCTATCAAGCTATCAGTATTTGTTTCTTGGGAGTGACACATGTTAACGTCGACATGTTTGTGAATGCTGTGATGGTTTTCATTGGGTGTCAATGTGACATTTTATGCCACCGCTTGATACATCTCGCAAGTGACAACTTCAATAACAACTTGATCGAATGTATCCAAcaccataaaaaaatcatatg TTTGGCCGAGAGTTGCAACgagtttttgaaaatgatGATCGTGGGACAATTTTTTACGAGTTTGGCGTCACTGGCGCTGGCAATGTTCGAATTGACAGTG GTTGATCCAAGAAGTAGTGAATGTTTTTCGCTTATGTTTTACGTGTCAACCGTTACCGTACAAATTTTTATCTACTGTTGGTTTGGAAACGAGGTGGAAGTAAAGGTGAGGATACAATTATAA
- the LOC138138900 gene encoding uncharacterized protein: MPMSTSSNISLDENDSFFEFKYPQDSRFRLRTTHWKISDKDLTDAGPSNVNINLDEKFGNVKKCQNTIYEDKLVFQCEECNRNFKNEKGLKIHRTRIHGLMGQSFLCESFSSKIDKTRRKNETIHQSLPTSMDYEKQSGSQDSQPDGSQRLRCTLCPGKSFKDNNRLKIHVDKYHVDNNLSTFTTSSSTDSITKLLINLKLQLPTIRRIPKACRHLAADKLSSIINNCLSTKSVSSFENLLLFSYRAFNVAEKSDKSLNKHIKENLSNFEVPQIRTGSKKRTNLSLAKKVEAKVANFDIRGAVKLLSSDDSLASFNEDVAEELKKKHPSPSRELFFPDPFKPGDISLIVNEQNVREAINSFPAGSSPGLDGMRPQYLKDIISLSAGEAGQKALRALTKLCNFLLSGQLPSEICHLLYGASLCALNKKDGGIRPIAIGNCLRRLTSKLACFQSRNIVNSYLSPHQLGVATKLGCEAAIHTTRTFVNNDQNRGKVLLKLDFKNAFNFYSGSLTYS, from the exons ATGCCTATGTCAACATCATCTAATATTTCTCTTGACGAAAATGAtagtttttttgaatttaaatatccTCAAGACTCAAGATTTCGTTTACGAACTACCCACTGGAAAATTAGTGATAAAGATTTAACCGACGCAGGTCCTTCGAACGTTAATATAAATCTTGACGAAAAATTCGGAAATgtcaagaaatgtcaaaatacaatttatgaagataaattagtttttcaatGTGAAGAGTGCAACAGGaactttaaaaatgaaaagggTCTTAAAATTCATAGAACAAGAATCCATGGACTAATGGGACAATCTTTTTTGTGTGAAtcattttcctcaaaaattgataaaacaagaaggaaaaatgaaacaatccaTCAATCTCTACCTACTTCCATGGACTATGAGAAACAATCCGGATCACAAGATAGTCAACCTGATGGATCTCAACGATTACGTTGTACTCTATGTcctggaaaatcatttaaggataacaacagattgaaaattcacgTAGATAAGTATCATGTCGATAATAATCTATCAACTTTTACTACTTCTTCTTCAACCgattcaataacaaaattgctaattaatttgaaacttcAGTTACCAACTATTAGAAGAATTCCAAAAGCTTGCAGACATTTAGCTGCAGATAAATTAAGttccattattaataattgtctttcgaccaaatcagtatcatcctttgagaatcttttgcttttttcgtatagagctttcaatgtagcagagaaatctgataagtcgttgaataagcatataaaagaaaatctttctaattttgaagtacctcaaatacgaactggttctaagaaacgtacaaatttatcattagctaagaaagtagaagcaaaagtagccaattttgatatcagaggagctgttaaattattgtcctcggatgactcattagcttcattcaacgaagatgttgctgaagaacttaaaaaaaaacatccttcaccatctcgcgaactttttttcccagaccctttcaaaccaggagacattagtttaatagtcaatgagcaaaacgttcgagaagctatcaattcatttcctgccggttcttcaccaggtttagatggcatgagaccacaatacttgaaagatatcatatctttgtcagcgggtgaagcaggtcagaaggcactaagagctttaaccaaactgtgcaattttttattatctgggcaacttccttcagaaatctgccatttattgtatggtgcgtctttatgtgcccttaacaaaaaagatggaggaattagaccgatcgctatcggaaactgtttgcgaagattgacctcaaagctagcctgttttcaaagtcgaaatattgtaaattcgtatttatctccacaccaacttggagttgcaactaaactaggatgcgaagcagcaattcataccacacgaacctttgttaataacgatcaaaaccgtggcaaagttcttcttaaattagatttcaaaaatgcctttaact TTTACAGCGGTTCGCTCACATACTCTTAG